ACAATCCCAATGTTAGCTACCAAAATGAACAGATAGACGAACAGCAACAGGAAGAATACAGGATACATGGACGCCTCTTCCACATTTAACCCTTCAATCCGCAGCATGTAGCTGTTGAAAGTGTAGTTTTCCATCATTACTAGATGCAAAAACCAATGAACAGTTGAAAGGTATAAAATTTGTTAAATCTTTTTATGGAAAGTTGTAGGACTTTGCGCTCAAAGTCTATCAGAAACGCTCAGTAATTTAATGCCCAGATTGTACCTTTAGTTTCTCCTGACTTTCTATAATGAGGTTCACTTGCTCTCTAACTGGCACTGCAGAAAATCCCAGCATCCCTCCCCAGTTTATAATGACGGAGTCAGGGAAGCTGTGGAAAGGGGAAGTCCCAATATGGAGGAGGTGCCACTGGAGATGGTCAACAGTTTTCAATCTGTTTGCAACTAGACAGAACAAGGTCAAGTGTGttgattcaattaaaatgttttagctaGAGTTCAAAGGAAAAAGGTCCAAACTCTACAGAGtctgaactttattttatagGTGTATTCAGACAGCAGGATCGTTTTCCCACTTCAGCTCAGCTGATACCaaggctgctggaaaacaccaGCTGAGTTAAATGCTGTGAAGATTCCTGTTTCCAAGTCCTCCAGTCAGAGGCTCAGGAGAGTTCACCTCCATCTTACGCTGCTGTCTTTTGTTGTCAGATGACATGGTGGAGATGGGAGCAGGAGTTTGCACTGCAGTTAGTGGGTGGACAGTTCAATTCATCtgcctctgttgttgtttcctaGGTCAAAGACACTTCACCCCTCTTGCCTGCTGGTGGAGGTCAAAGGGCCCAACAGGTTGCATGGCAGCCTTGCCTCTTTCATTCTGCTCCAGAGCAGCTGTGCCATTATGCAGCAGTTTGCCACCATCAgtgcatgaatgtgtgtgtgagtgactgtagtgtgaagcactttgggggCTTCTGGATGTGTGCACAAGGGTTCTTCTCCATCTCATGATGTAGCTCCTGAGTTCTGTATTGAGATGATCCAGGAAATCCTACCGCTTCGAGGTTTCTCTTGTCCAATATGGGCAAACCTCCCGAAGCTACGGTAAAAATAATCACCAAGAGAGGTTGAAAGTGAAAATTCTGATACACCCCAGGTCCAGACTGGCCCAGGAAAGTTACTCATGTTCCTGTCCTTAGTTGTCAGATGGTAATGGTCACCCGGTCTGGAAGACCATTGTCCATGATGACAATAGTCATCTGGGACTCCCAGATCCAGACTGTGACTAACATAACCTGTCTTGACAATTTTCTCCAGAAGAGCAGAGTCCTCTGTAAAGTTGTGATGCTGTGCAAAGGCTTCAAGCTCTGGGGCCTCTGAACTGACAACGAGGTGAGCAGCAaggttggttttgttttacacatGCACTGAGCAGCCACTCGATTAGgtaaacattaatatttctgtgttgGACATGGTTTGCCATCCGAACTGTTGATTTGCTGCAATTTTATCAACTGCACATAATTCAAGTACTGTGAGATGACTCgctgtgtttggttctggttctggggagccagaagacctcagaggtctgTGTTGCTAAGACATTCAGGATTTATAAACTAACGACAGTATTTTCTATTCTCTCcgtggaaggactttagaactgggctGATGTTCTCCATCTTTCTGGTTTCAGTCAGAACGTTAGCTGCAGCTATTGAGTTTGTCTACAAAACTGCAGTGACATCATTGCAACAGATGCATTGACTCTGATGCAGTAATCAGTGCAACTGAGAtgaacgcatggatgagtttctttacattttgctgGAATATTTGTGTCTAagtcctggaaatgttcttcaggtgatggaaggccgactttgtaactgtctttctTACGTCAGTCCATGATTCATCAGTTGATTCTAAATCTGTCATAGCTACATTTAGGAAAAGGAAACATCCACCCTGGTCACATTCAACACCATTTTCAccattcaaatttaaaaatggtcaGAATGAAGTCAGCACTGCTAGGTTAGGTGGAGATGCACCGTTGACTCAACACCAGTTTATTGGCGTGGCCTGTGGGCTTTAGTCTCCATGACTACCAGCATGTTGTCACAGCGCTACTCTCAGATGAATAgacaaatttatataaaaatcagCCAAGACAGACCTCTCCTACAGTCAAGGTGGTTTATCTTTGCAAGCGTATGAAGGATAGAAATCCCAGGTAAATGTTGGGGTTAtactcaaacattttgaatatgttGCTTTCATCAATCTACATTTGGTGTCTAAAGGAACAAATCATTTTGCTCGTCCTGAAAGATGTCTGTCtaattttttcataattatttttcatggggcaagaaaaaaatcttgatgTTCTCATTTGGTCTTTCTTTCAGGTTGATGGAAAATGAAACCTACAATAATGTGGCCCTCCAGTTGGAGGGGTTAAAGGTCATAGAGACATCAGTGTAccctgtctttttgtttttcctcttctcctATCTGTTCATAATGATACTGAACATTGCGATTATAATCCTGGTTGGCATTGATAAAAGCCTCCATCAGCCCATGTATTTGTTGTTCTGTAACCTTCCAGTTAATGACATCTTTGGGAATTCAATCGTTGTGCCCCGTTTGCTGTCGGACCTCCTGAAGCCGCCCTCAGAGTTGATCATCAGTTACTATGAGTGTGTGGTTCAGGCTTTCTGCACTCACATGTTCGGCACCACGTCCCACACGGTGCTGATGATCATGGCCTTCGACAGATATGTTGCCATCTGTAATCCTCTGCGTTACTCTGTGATAATGACCAACAGGATGGTGATGAAACTGACCGTCTCTGCCTGGGGGTCGGCCTTGGTTCTGGTGGGGATTCTGCTGGGTTTGACCATCCGGCTGAGCCGCTGCAGGACTCTGATCACCAACCCGTACTGTGACAACGCCTCATTGTTCAAGCTGTCCTGTGAGAGCGTGGCGATCAATAACATCTACGGTCTGACCTTCACCGTGGTTCTGTTCACCTCCTCCATCGGCAGCATCGTCTTCACCTACAGCAGGATCACCATGGTCTGTCTGACCAGCAGGAACAAGTCTGTGAACACTAAAGCCCTGAAGACCTGCAGCACACACCTGCTTGTGTATCTCATCATGCTTTTCTGTGGCATACTGATCATCGTGTTGCATCGTTTCCCTCAGTACTCGGACCAGAGGAAAATGTCAGCCATCTTGTTTCACATCATCCCCTGCAGCCTCAATCCCATCATTTATGGAGTTCAGTCCAAAGAAATAAGAAGATTCCTCTCTAATGCGTTCAGATCTAGAAAAGTTTTATCTTCATcttgaaaaaaatcatattttgtgGTTTACAAAAGTTGTCTAGAAGGaattgagaaataaaatgttttctttaaatgcaaacagctgtttttttatttttatgacccAAGATTTAATAATCTAAAGGAGAGTCTGAATTTAAATGcctgagttgtttttttgtgtgtgttcctTATATAACATTGAACTTTAATTGgtcatttttatgctttcatgatgtaaaattacctttttatCTTGGGTcaattttctgtcatattttgatctgtttgattaaagaataaagattttattgcatttgtCTTTCTGTAACCTAAAATCCCAGTTAAAAACTAAGAagtaatttaatgtatttttcccAATTAAATACCAACAATTGTTGGTATCGTTGGCCTTTCATATAAAAGTTTCATTcaaaacataaagtgtttctgAAAACTTCTTCCTGTTGAAACTAAAACACATTCAGTTGGTCTGTTTTGTGTCCAGAGAGTCAAACTTTGTTTCAGGCGCTCAGGGGacacagcgccccctggtgaGCAACAGGTTTCATCAGTATGTTTTGAATAGAACAGTGTTGAAGTTTccagaacaaagaaaaccatTAATGACTCCCAGTGTGAGCTGCTCCATAAAAACACTTACCAACAGTTTCTGATAATTAACCCAGAGGGAGGAAGATGTTTATTACAGTTCAGACAATAACCTGATTACAGAAACTGTTGATGAAAGATCTCCTCAAACTGTGAAAGACTTTAACTTATTTTGTCAGCGTTTACCAAAGTCTCAGTCTGAAAACACAGAGCTTGTGTTTCTCCTTTAGCCAGCAACAACAAGCTCttcaataaattacagttaaacaaacaaagcaataaacatgtcaaataatttaaatcctGAGAGACAGCGGCGGTGAAGACATGCAGCCGTCAACATgtacaaacacagagagacatCAGACCAAAGAGTCTGCAGAGACAGAGAACCAGGTCAAATCAGTCTGTTTGATTTCATTAGTGTTCTGGTCACTCACACACCTGAGAGCCTTGAGGCCTGCAGGGGCCAAGATTACAGTTTATAACTTACAAAACTAAAGCACAGTTGTCTGATATGTTATTGAATCggtttttaaatttccttttcaCTTTCTGGATTCAGTAAATGTCTCCACATAAAAGGGGGGAGTTGATGCTATTGAACAGAGTATGAACTCTGTTCAATAGCATTCAATCTTTATACTATTGAATACTGTAAAGATCAAGAAGCAGGAAAAACATGGAACGTTTCTTGGAGAAACTTCCTCATATTCAGTAAACTCCAGAATAATACACACTCCTGGATAGTTTAAGTTGAAAACAAGCGATGGTCAATAAATTGCTCCTTTGAGCTGGAAGTAGTGTTGAGATTATTGAAGGACCAGTGGGCATTACCACCACCATGAGCTCTAGATCAGGGTGATGGTATGGAGGCTCTCCAACTTCAAAGACCAGGCTGAGTTTTGATCAAAAAGGATAAAAAGGAATttcaaatatgttgttttaGTTCATGAATCATCTTATTAGAATAAATCTTATATTTGCATCTCTGAGGGGCCCGCTGACCTATGACCCCAAACTACTATCAACTCGAGGAGCACacagagatttcttttttcctgtagATGTCAGAAGACAGGAAGGGTTTGGACtcaaagcagcaaacaggaagtgaagcataaaaagttatttgtgaaGAGATTGAACTTTGAAGGTCTTTCACCTCACCGGTTTGTGTTCAGGGAGTCAAACTGTTCCAGGTGTTTGGGGCTCTGGGGCCCACCGGTGGTTTCATCAGTCTGCGTTCCAACAACAAGCAGGAAACAAACACGTTTCTCAACAACAGTGAGCATTAATGACCATAAAAGCCCAGAGGACTAACTATCAACAGTTTCTGATGATAATTAGTCCTCTGGGAGGAAATGTGACTGGAGACGTTTCTGTGGGGATTCACATGTTGTCACATATGAGCTTTGATGAAACACTCACACTATGTTCGAGTCATGACAACATAAAGGTCAGGGAAACAAATCCAAACATAAATCTGAATCTAAGAAAGTTTGTCATGTAAACTTGTAAGAAGACAATGtgctaaaagagaaaatgttaaaaaaattttaaataaagacaataataattcagtttcaggaaagaaattatttcaaaaagcaGCTGTCTGGTCCAGACTGAAAATCACTGGATCTTTAAACAGAGTGAAGATcaacataaaaccaaaccaGTACAGGAAGGTCCTGCTTGGTCATCCTGCGTTCAACAGTAGAAACCGTCCAAGAGGATTCAGAGCTCTGGACGATCTCCAGACGACTCTGGTTCAAATGATCACACAGTCATCTGGGaacctaaaacacacaaatacaactAGGGAGGCCGCATGGCACCATAATGAGACAGAGAGTCCCTGTCCATCGTCCCCTGAACACCTCAGAGTCTAATTCAATTATCTCACTGGTCACAGTGGAAAGCAAGAGATTTCTGAGGTCCTCATTAGACCAACATGAACTCCTTTAATGCAGCATCAGAAGAGTCATTGGGGGAAATCCTGGACAGGCCTCCAGTCGCCCACAGGACTACCAACTGTGCACAAATCTAGAGGGACCACTTAACCCAGCAGTCAAGTTTTAGGACTGGGAAAATGCCAGAGTACCTAGAGAGAGCCCACATATTCACAGGGAGAATGTGTGACCCCCATGCAGAATGACCCCCAGCCAGGATTCGAACCCGGGACCTTCCTGTGCTTCCAGATGTCCTACTGCACTGcccaccactgtggtcttcacaacacaaacaaacaatcacTGGACTGAATAGATTACTGACTGGACAAGCCAAAGGccagattaaaaatgttcaaacccAAATGTCATGAACTCTGAGGGCAGGACGACCACAAAGAGtcttacaaatacaaaatactgcagtaaaaacaaacatgagtgATTGATGGGATGAGCAGAAGGCCAAACTCAGCTGCTGCAATGGGGATATAAAGATGGAAATAGGGGAAGGACATTGTTGAAGGTTTGTTAATCACTGACCAGCTAACAGACTGAAGCAGGACACACCTCCATGttagaaaaaacagatttgcaACTTTGGAACAAACTAAATTTACGGCAAAGTCGCAACATGTATAAAAAGATGAACAAACTGTGAAGGTCTGAACTGAAATCATGTCAAAGTTTGTGTCTTTATGTTGCATCTCTTAACACATTGAAGTGACTCTTCAATGCTCTGTGGTGTTTTGCCCAAAAACTGCAGATCCCACATTAAAGACTGGAGAAACCAGAATGAAGAGGATTTCAAAAGTGTGAACGCCTCCAGCATTATGAAGTGAGTTAAAGTTTATGGAAGAACATGCGTGGTGTGACGTAATGTTGCAAGGTGCTTTTGGGTGGATGGTTTGATTTCTCCCCCTCCCCACCGGTTTAGTTTTACTCTGAATATTCTCCCCACTGATGATCCAGGTCTTTATAAAACTGAGACTGAAGCTGCTGTTTCCTTTCAGACAGTCGGTCTCTGAACAGAACGAAGGGAACTAACTGGTAAATGGTTATAGTTGTGTTATAAACAGGTAAGTTGGCCTTCATGATGTGGATGCTTGTTTAATTCGTTTGTTAATTATCTCTGCATGTAAAAATGTCCTCctgttttttctgcaggttGATGGAGAACTATACCTTAAACAGCTTTACCCTCCAGATAGAAGGGTTAGATGTCGCAGAGAGATTTTTGTAccctgtgtttttcttcttcctcttttcttacCTGGGGATAATGATGCTGAATGTGGGGATTGTGATCCTGATATGCCTGGACAGAAGCCTCCATCAGCCCATGTACCTGCTCTTCTGTAACCTGCCGTTCAACGACATCCTAGGTGTCTCATACATGCTGCCCCGCCTGATGTCGGACATCTTGCTGCCGCCGGCTGAGCGCCTCATCAGTTACTATGAGTGTGTGGTTCAGGCTTTCTGTTCCCACATGTTAGGCACCACGTCCCACACGGTGCTGATGATCATGGCCTTCGACAGATATGTTGCCATCTGTAATCCTCTGCGTTACTCTGTGATAATGACCAACAGGATGGTGATGAAACTGACCGTCTTTGCCTGGGGGTCGGCCTTGGTTCTGGTGGGGATTCTGCTGGGCCTGACGGTCCGACTGAGCCGCTGCAGGACTCTGATCACCAACCCATTTTGTGACAATGTCTCATTGTTCAAGCTGTCCTGTGAGAGCGCGGCGATCAATAACATCTACGGTCTGACCTTCACTGTGGTTCTGTTCACCTCCTCCATCGGCAGCATCGTCTTCACCTACAGCAGGATCACCATGGTCTGTCTGACCAGCAGGAACAAGTCTGTGAACACTAAAGCCCTGAAGACCTGCAGCACACACCTGCTTGTGTACCTCATCATGCTTTTCTgtggtatttttattatagCTATGCATCGTTTCCCTCAGTACTCGGACCAGAGGAAAATGTCAGCCATCTTGATCCATATCATCCCCAGCAGCCTGAATCCCATCATTTATGGAGTTCAGtcaaaagaaattaagaaattcCTGTCCAAGTTTTTTCAGTCTAGGAAGATTTTTTCTTGGTCTTAAAAACTAATGTGTTCAGGGAGTTAATCCAGGATAACTGTCTACATTAGAAGTGAACTGATTTATTGGCcctgatttccttcattttaggAGATCAGCGATCGGCCGATTCTGACATGAGAAGTCGATCTTATCCTCCGATCTCATacacctcagcaaaggtctacaGAGCCACTGTCCCTTCTTGTTCTCTCATGAGAGACGTTTGTCTGGCCGACCAGCCCACCAGGTCAgctctgcatgtttgcagttaacaatagtcgccccactgttgccaactcaacacattcttcaaatatttagcaacatttcaacaaaaaagattgttttcagAATCCGCAGGTCAGACATGTTAAGGATCAGTTTACAGTGATATCAGCTGGACTAGaatcctgtttgtctctgtctgTTCCGACCACGTCCAGCTGAACTGAACTCTGCTTCTCAGAACCGTTTCTCTGTCTCCACCCACAACAGGCAACCCAGCTGAGAAActctttaagcttttttttttttttttttttttaccagcaacatgttagtttcagtttctttggtcaagtttgtgaaaaatccccacactaacatttttaaaaaattagctcCGACACAACGATTTCTTAAGATGCTTTCACATCTTCCTGCATGGTTAGAAGATGGTTAGAAGGCAACACGGTGGAGActctggagtggcctagtcaaagcccagacctctTCACAGCAGAGCCCCAGCAACCCAGCAGAAGTATCTCAGTTTAATGGGAAGAATGGGGAAAGCTAAGCAGCCTGACTGACTGTCTGCTGGTACGGCAACCAGAGGTGCCAAAACTACATATTGACTGGAAAGGAGGGGACAATTATgcaatgactttttttttttattgatgtagaatatttttatttgaagttcaTTATTTAAGCAGTTTTTCCTTTGACAATTAATGCTGTTGCATGTAACtatttcatttatgtatttttgaatatttgttaaaatagaCTGAGCCGGAATGGTGTTGGGGTGAagggaggaggtggaagagataaatgttttcacagattgtctgttttatgttaatgtgtcacaacatggtgacttTACAAAAGATATATAAAGAAcagatttttcataaaagtttcATACTGTGGCTTTAAGGCTGTAGTATTGTTGGGTTTTCTTATAAAATCAACCATTCATGActgatttacaaaataaaaaataaaacatccaagggAGTGAATCCTTTTCACTGACACTGCTttccaaaaacatctgaaacgtTTCTGAAACATCGTCCCACAGGTCCAGAGTTCTGACTGGAAAACTTCAGTCTGGATTCAAGTTTTCCTATAGAGGTAATCACCCCAAAGATAGAGGTGATGGTTCTGATTCTGACGGTTCTGGTTCTAACGGTGTTGGGTGTGGTTCTGTTgagtctggttctgttgggtctgattctgatggttctggttctggcctcCTGGGACAGTCCAGCTGAACGGGTTGGTTTAATCTCCACAGTGAATGCCTCCATGGttcctctggttcctctggttccTCTCAGATCTCAGATCTCTCCCTGGTCGGGCCTCAAGCGGATCTTTTGTCTTCACGCCTTCCACCAGTCAGGAGGTCCAGAACGAGTCTCAGGTGTGAACTGGGCCAACCTGCTGACTGGTCCGTCATCCAGGTGCTCAGCGTTCTCCTCGTTGTGACTCGTATAACTTTACATCCTCATGAGTTTGATCAGTTTTATCAATCTTAATCCCGGTTTGTCTATCAGGAAATACTTCTGACCATTAATCTCCTTCTTGATAATTACACTGCAGTACTACCATTATcaaagctttctttcttttgctgtgCTGCCCCCTGTTGGTGACCTGAAGCATGTGCTCATGCCTGTGACACTTCAAAACTAGTggtctgtttattttgtttaaaaatgtttattgctaTACCAACAAAGCGCTGAGCAGCAGTTTGCATGGAAACGATCGAACCTTTAATTATTGGGATAAAGTTGAATCAGTTTACAACCTGCAGCCTGGTGGAGACTGTAGAGCCAAAGAGATTGATGTTTGCAGTAACTGGACTCAGTGACATGTTGGATGACATCACTCAGTAAAATAATTATCCTTCCTGTATTAGTGATGGAGTCATGATGAATACAATACAATATTTCACAATCTTTGCctagttgaaaaaaataataaatcttgagaaatgcacagaaatctttttttcacaaattttttatttgtgatgcaaataaagagaaaatgtgtttcgTTCAGATGAAACCCACGACACTGAttggtttaaataatttaacacaTCTCAGGTTTATTCCTAAATATTTCCCTAAAGTGTTTTGACATCGATCATCTTCATAAAGTCAGTTTACCATCAGCTGCCACTGACaggatgtgtctctgctgcagcagatgcagcttttattttgaaacatccCTGTGTCTGGATGTGGAAACAACTTGTTGCCGTTTACGTTCAGTGATGATGCTTCACCAGAGTTTCACAATGTTGCTATAAATGTGCAGACGGAGCCGAGGCGTCAGAGGAGGAGGTTTCAGCCATCAGGGGTGAGTATCGGACTGAATGTCTCCTGTTGGTTTTACCATTCACACTTTTACTGTGTTTGGCATCAAGTTTGGCTCCTTTGCTGGCAGCGCTCTCTTTACacattatatatttatgtactGATGATGTCATAGTGGTAATTGGTGGTGTTGTCGTCCtcatcaacattttaaaaggaacCAAGAGGAAAGAAAGCGACATCTGGAGATAGATTCTAACTTCACTGTCAGATTCTAGTCCTGGTATTGTCCAGTACGCTGAGTGAAACCCAGAGGAGATCTGATGAATCTGCTGTCAGGTTGCTGCAGATCATCATCTGATTCACCTTCAACCTGTTCACGTTTTTTACTCTCTAGTGATGAGGAGGATGTTgtgaagtgtttctgttttatcattcatttatcaCATTTGTCATCCCACCTGGTCTCTTTACTGTACTCACTTTCTATAGTAAAAAGCAGAGATGAATCTTCATGTCCTGattatttttggttgtattAACTAAACGTTTGACAGCAGCTCCTGTGAAATATTGAAGCTGCCTCTGCTTCGCCTCATATCCTGCtttatttgtcatgtttattGAAGCAGGTATTCCTCATTGAGATTTAATTATTCTAAGAGACACACAGTTTGATAACAGTGCATGTTATGCAGCGTGAAAAGGTGAGGGGGCGCTGTGGTTTCAGTCTGTTCTGAACAGAGCCTCTGTTTGGATCAAGCTGGGCTCTGCAGGTTCATGTTACCTTTCTGTAATTAACCCAGGATCTGAAAATAACATCTAcaatttttgagttttctcAAGTTTTCAGGTACTAATCACCCAAAGTAATTTCAAATGGGGACAAGCTGTTGATTTCATCTTCAGGTTTCAAGCGTCCAGCGTGCTGAGTTGAGCGTGCTGCTGGGATTTTTGGGGTGCAGCTGAGGCACATTAGATTAGTTTATCACATGCAGACTTACACACAGTACAGTAATTCACCAAACTGACATTTTGTTGGTAAAGTGGCTCCAGACAACGTTTGTGTTGAATTGGTGACGTGTAAACACACTGAATGGAACTGAATTAATGTCTAGTACTGTGAAGGCAGAGATGCATCCAGTTGGAGAAAATTTGAGGATTTCTGCAGGTGAGACTGACTGCTTTTGACTTTaattggtgattttattttttaggcgTCATTAAATCTCATCCTGTATGGAAAACACAACTTTAGTTCCAGACCTCCTGCTGCTGGAGGGGTTAAAGGTCACTCCTTATTCGTCTGTCCCAGCCTTcgtcctgctgc
This window of the Gambusia affinis linkage group LG15, SWU_Gaff_1.0, whole genome shotgun sequence genome carries:
- the LOC122845107 gene encoding olfactory receptor 52D1-like, with amino-acid sequence MENETYNNVALQLEGLKVIETSVYPVFLFFLFSYLFIMILNIAIIILVGIDKSLHQPMYLLFCNLPVNDIFGNSIVVPRLLSDLLKPPSELIISYYECVVQAFCTHMFGTTSHTVLMIMAFDRYVAICNPLRYSVIMTNRMVMKLTVSAWGSALVLVGILLGLTIRLSRCRTLITNPYCDNASLFKLSCESVAINNIYGLTFTVVLFTSSIGSIVFTYSRITMVCLTSRNKSVNTKALKTCSTHLLVYLIMLFCGILIIVLHRFPQYSDQRKMSAILFHIIPCSLNPIIYGVQSKEIRRFLSNAFRSRKVLSSS
- the LOC122845108 gene encoding olfactory receptor 8U1-like, with translation MSSCFFCRLMENYTLNSFTLQIEGLDVAERFLYPVFFFFLFSYLGIMMLNVGIVILICLDRSLHQPMYLLFCNLPFNDILGVSYMLPRLMSDILLPPAERLISYYECVVQAFCSHMLGTTSHTVLMIMAFDRYVAICNPLRYSVIMTNRMVMKLTVFAWGSALVLVGILLGLTVRLSRCRTLITNPFCDNVSLFKLSCESAAINNIYGLTFTVVLFTSSIGSIVFTYSRITMVCLTSRNKSVNTKALKTCSTHLLVYLIMLFCGIFIIAMHRFPQYSDQRKMSAILIHIIPSSLNPIIYGVQSKEIKKFLSKFFQSRKIFSWS